The DNA sequence CCCCTGCTGCGCATCTACTGGTTCGACGGCGCCCCCGACCGGGTGCCCCAGCCCGAGCACCGCCGGCTGCGCGTCATGCCCCGGGTCACCGTCCGGCTCGGCGCCCTCACCCGCACCGACGGCCGCTGGGCCCAGAAGGGCGTCGACGCGGCCATGCACGCCGAACTCACCGAACTCGCCCGCAACCGGGCCTGCTCCGACATCGTCCTCGTCACCGGCGACGGCGACCTGCTGCCCGGCCTGATGTCCGCCAAGGAACACGGCGTCGCCGTCCACCTCTGGGCCGTCCAGGCCGCCGACGGCGACTACAACCAGTCCGAGGACCTCGTCGCCGAAGCCGACGAACGCCGCGTCCTCGACCGCACCTGGATCACCCGCGCCGTCCGCGCCCGCGAACTCACCGGGCCCTGCGCACCCGCCCCCACCGCCGAACCGGAGATCGCGGCGATCCTCTCCGCGCCGCTGCCCGAGAGCGGCGGGGCGGGGGACCGGGTGGGGGCGCCGGCCTCGTCCGCCGAGCGGCGGGAGCCCGTACGGAACGGGGTGCGGGCCGCGCCGGAGCCCGCCGCCGGTGCCGGCCCCGAGCGGGGAGAGGTCCCCGGTACACGGACCGTGCCCACACCCAAGGACCTCGCCGTCCTCGGCAAGGGGCCCGCCGCCGGCGCGGCCGCGCCGGCGGCGCCCGCTCTCGGCCATCCGAACGCGACGTTGCGCTGGTCCTCCGACCGGGGGCTGGTCGACCGGGGGCCCGGCAACGGCTCCGGGGAGCCCCCCGAGATCGCCGCCCTCCCGACCCTCGCCCAGCTCACCAGTGCGGAGCAGCGGTGGGCCGACCGGGAGGAGGACATCACCACGGTGGGCGGTGACCCCTTCGAGGTGGGGCAGGTGTTCGCCCGGCGGTGGACCGAGCGGATCACCGATTCCGTGCACCTGCAGCACCT is a window from the Streptomyces mobaraensis genome containing:
- a CDS encoding NYN domain-containing protein → MDRCVVLVDAGYLLGAAASLLAGEPARSRITVDHTTLIQGLRERAEDDTQRPLLRIYWFDGAPDRVPQPEHRRLRVMPRVTVRLGALTRTDGRWAQKGVDAAMHAELTELARNRACSDIVLVTGDGDLLPGLMSAKEHGVAVHLWAVQAADGDYNQSEDLVAEADERRVLDRTWITRAVRARELTGPCAPAPTAEPEIAAILSAPLPESGGAGDRVGAPASSAERREPVRNGVRAAPEPAAGAGPERGEVPGTRTVPTPKDLAVLGKGPAAGAAAPAAPALGHPNATLRWSSDRGLVDRGPGNGSGEPPEIAALPTLAQLTSAEQRWADREEDITTVGGDPFEVGQVFARRWTERITDSVHLQHLSTEYPRIPHRIDGELLRYAARFGLLAHKDDQIDERDRYAIRAGFWREIDARTAAEHAPAGD